Proteins from one Impatiens glandulifera chromosome 2, dImpGla2.1, whole genome shotgun sequence genomic window:
- the LOC124923828 gene encoding probable prolyl 4-hydroxylase 12 translates to MKNSAKHGETPESTNVNTEDDISASIEERVLAWTFLPKENSEPFNVMHLGIEDANQKYDYFSKKSTDEPLVATVVIYLSNVSHGGQIIFPDSRLKNSVTKQNTWSDCSKINTALRPVKGNAILFFNVRPNASPDKSSVHIRCPVLEGEIWYATKLFHVKPITLLQSKVDNSDCSDEDDNCPQWAAVGECKKNPVFMVGSPDYYGTCRKSCTVC, encoded by the exons ATGAAGAATTCTGCAAAGCATGGTGAAACGCCTGAGAGCACAAACGTAAATACAGAA GATGACATCTCTGCTAGTATTGAGGAAAGAGTTCTGGCATGGACTTTTCTACCAAAAG AGAACAGTGAACCTTTTAATGTTATGCATTTGGGGATTGAGGATGCCAATCAGAAATATGATTACTTTAGTAAGAAATCTACAGACGAGCCATTAGTGGCAACCGTTGTTATATATCTCTCAAATGTCTCACATGGTGGGCAAATTATCTTCCCTGATTCTCGG TTGAAGAATTCCGTAACAAAGCAGAACACATGGTCCGACTGCTCAAAGATCAACACCGCTCTTAGACCCGTTAAAGGGAATGCAATTCTATTCTTCAATGTTCGTCCTAACGCTTCACCTGATAAGAGCAGTGTCCATATAAGATGCCCTGTTCTTGAAGGGGAGATCTGGTATGCCACAAAGCTCTTCCATGTGAAACCAATCACACTACTTCAATCAAAGGTAGATAACAGTGATTGCTCTGACGAAGATGATAACTGTCCTCAGTGGGCTGCTGTTGGGGAATGTAAGAAGAACCCGGTTTTCATGGTGGGTTCTCCTGATTACTATGGAACTTGTAGGAAGAGCTGTACCGTGTGTTGA